Proteins encoded in a region of the Niveispirillum cyanobacteriorum genome:
- the acsF gene encoding magnesium-protoporphyrin IX monomethyl ester (oxidative) cyclase, with protein sequence MSNQALKANLHDHEPSIEEKLAAVNDTTRSAMVSTMLAPRFYTTDFDEMDRINVEPVRAEWDALIAQMRSDPNRGHFRRNADWDNIDINDLEPALREELTDFLVSSLTSEFSGCVLYKEMKRRGTNKEICELFGYMSRDESRHASFINDALKDFGIGVNMGFLAKAKKYTYFKPKFIYYATYLSEKIGYARYITIFRHLEKNPDRRFHPIFKWFKEWCNDEFSHGEAFSLIIRSDERLMQGVNKLWIKFFLLAVFATMYVRDHMRPAFHAAMGVNIDDYDMRVFRLTSEISRQCFPLVLDLDNPALCEGFRRMERINQRMMAAKQRGGVMGAVGKAFWGAAAGVNFLRMYMIPAKTNAIPATSRLQPVW encoded by the coding sequence ATGAGCAACCAGGCACTGAAGGCCAATCTCCACGACCATGAACCCTCAATCGAGGAAAAGCTGGCGGCGGTCAATGACACCACGCGCAGCGCGATGGTCTCCACCATGCTGGCGCCGCGCTTCTACACCACCGATTTCGACGAGATGGATCGGATCAATGTGGAGCCGGTGCGCGCCGAATGGGACGCGCTGATCGCGCAAATGCGTAGCGACCCGAACAGGGGACATTTCCGCCGCAATGCCGACTGGGACAATATTGACATCAACGATCTTGAGCCAGCACTGCGCGAGGAACTGACCGATTTCCTGGTCTCCTCCCTGACGTCGGAGTTTTCAGGCTGCGTCCTTTACAAGGAAATGAAGCGGCGGGGGACCAACAAGGAAATCTGTGAGCTGTTCGGCTACATGAGCCGTGATGAGTCCCGCCATGCCAGTTTCATCAATGACGCGCTGAAGGATTTCGGCATCGGCGTCAATATGGGCTTCCTGGCCAAGGCCAAGAAGTACACCTACTTCAAGCCCAAGTTCATTTATTACGCCACCTACCTGTCGGAAAAGATCGGCTACGCCCGATACATTACCATCTTCCGCCATCTGGAAAAGAACCCGGATCGCCGGTTTCACCCGATTTTCAAATGGTTCAAGGAATGGTGTAATGACGAATTCTCGCATGGTGAGGCGTTCTCTTTGATCATCCGTTCGGATGAACGTTTGATGCAGGGCGTCAACAAGCTATGGATCAAGTTTTTCCTGTTGGCTGTGTTCGCCACCATGTATGTGCGCGACCATATGCGCCCGGCCTTTCATGCCGCCATGGGCGTGAATATTGATGATTACGACATGCGCGTTTTCCGCCTGACGTCGGAGATTTCGCGCCAATGCTTCCCGCTGGTCCTGGACCTGGACAATCCCGCCCTGTGCGAGGGGTTCCGGCGCATGGAACGGATTAACCAGCGCATGATGGCGGCCAAACAGCGCGGTGGCGTTATGGGCGCGGTCGGCAAGGCTTTCTGGGGCGCTGCTGCGGGCGTCAACTTCCTGCGCATGTAC